In Arctopsyche grandis isolate Sample6627 chromosome 13, ASM5162203v2, whole genome shotgun sequence, one DNA window encodes the following:
- the LOC143921614 gene encoding putative phosphatidate phosphatase — protein MEPDQPEFNGKKIIFDLFLLCCVGSPILYISLWVEPFETGFFCDDESLRHPFKPSTVTRTMLYIFGLGGPIILILVTEFVLYIKKKKHERKKSRLLFMRFNVSPWIWSSYNTIGVFGFGVACQQLATDIAKYTVGRLRPHFFDVCQPDIDCDAVKNRWAYIQNFTCKGTDPHLLKEMRLSFPSGHSSFSTFTMIYVAVYVQRRFKWAGSKLLRHGCQFIVFMLAWFTILSRISDNKHHRSDVLAGSCIGAVTAILIFGCVSNLWKPKSPISSPKSENTNDTNAGTPDNGNVGIPMQQQPEINNLINN, from the exons atGGAACCAGACCAACCCGAATTTAAtgggaaaaaaatcatcttcgATTTATTCCTCTTGTGTTGCG TTGGATCgcccatattatatatttctttatgGGTGGAACCGTTTGAGACAGGTTTTTTTTGCGACGATGAATCCCTACGACATCCATTTAAGCCATCGACAGTTACGCGTACGATGCTATACATCTTTGGGCTCGGCGGACCCATCATATTG atattggtgaccgaattcgtattgtatataaaaaaaaaaaaacatgaacgAAAGAAATCTCGTCTCTTATTCATGAGGTTCAACGTCAGTCCATGGATTTGGTCTTCGTACAATACAATTGGAGTCTTCGGTTTTGGAGTTGCATGTCAGCAGCTTGCAACTGATATTGCAAAATATACTGTTGGAAGACTAAGACCTCACTTTTTTGat GTATGCCAACCAGACATTGACTGTGATGCAGTGAAAAATAGATGGGCATATATTCAAAACTTCACGTGCAAAGGCACGGATCCACATCTCTTAAAAGAAATGAGATTGTCATTCCCTAGCGGACACTCTTCGTTTTCAACGTTCACTATGATATATGTTGCT GTTTATGTGCAACGCAGATTTAAGTGGGCAGGTTCAAAGTTATTGCGTCATGGATGTCAATTTATCGTCTTTATGCTCGCATGGTTCACGATACTGTCACGAATCTCAGACAATAAGCATCACAGGAGTGATGTTTTGGCCGGGTCATGCATCGGAGCCGTCACCGCAATACTAATT tttgGGTGTGTATCGAACTTGTGGAAACCGAAGTCGCCAatttcatcaccgaaatctgaAAATACGAATGATACGAATGCAGGAACTCCCGATAATGGTAATGTGGGAATCCCAATGCAACAACAACCGGAgattaacaatttaattaacaattaa